From Chryseobacterium joostei, the proteins below share one genomic window:
- a CDS encoding cytochrome C551 produces the protein MKKLLLTAIGVGLFAVSCGTKESSMSTSNSDSIAVDKAQKALPATTDTTTTKKTNPDNMKMKTDSTTATSVK, from the coding sequence ATGAAAAAGTTATTGCTAACAGCTATCGGCGTAGGATTATTTGCAGTGAGCTGTGGAACCAAGGAGTCATCCATGTCAACAAGTAACAGTGATTCAATAGCAGTGGATAAGGCACAAAAGGCATTACCTGCTACCACTGATACCACGACTACAAAAAAGACGAATCCTGACAACATGAAGATGAAAACGGATTCAACAACGGCGACTTCTGTTAAATAG
- a CDS encoding AraC family transcriptional regulator, whose translation MSNNLLRILFLLITAIPIFAQKQNSFDQACERTSSITAYKDLNKAIKTADSLYMSAQKPEEKVKSLFLSSELYHHAGEIKKAICYSENAHSLINQMGDAELMARVSRLLSRQYRQVGLYERAKKYIFKGLEASRQIADFQKSNEVEGLLNQEMAFYEMEVGNYVNAIEHIELSLKNFEKINSQNEDRTLAVSYQLLGDVYFKLNDYDVSESYYKKAKELLKEGSCTLGLIYNGLGGIRMKQKNWKDAELYLKKAEKIADTSRSLKLKKAVYSNINDYYEGTGDNYRASLYAVKYVRAYDSIAARNQEFIGKSNVLAGKTNKGNKQISIAKNVAIVILFVSLVGLIIFFRTKQKKQRSKLRNIIRTQVNMISGNRTQLVKQPEHSEFSNISVEEIEEKDSEADRKRNDSLMTSETEAKLLELLEGFEKGNLYNNKGMSLSFLAGELNTNTKYLSYVINQHKSADFKTYINRLRINYIVDKLINDEKYRQYKISILADECGFSSHSKFAAVFKAVTDFSPSSYIKYLDAENQTGKGVHFREND comes from the coding sequence ATGTCTAATAATCTACTGAGAATTTTGTTTTTGCTGATCACAGCAATCCCCATATTTGCCCAAAAACAGAACAGCTTCGACCAAGCTTGTGAAAGAACTTCTTCCATCACTGCCTATAAGGATTTAAATAAGGCGATCAAGACGGCAGACTCTCTCTATATGTCGGCACAAAAGCCGGAAGAGAAAGTAAAGAGTCTTTTTCTTTCATCGGAGCTTTATCACCATGCAGGGGAAATTAAAAAAGCCATTTGTTATAGTGAAAATGCCCATTCACTGATCAATCAGATGGGTGATGCCGAATTGATGGCCCGTGTAAGCAGATTATTGTCGAGACAATATAGACAGGTAGGGTTATACGAAAGAGCAAAAAAATACATATTTAAAGGACTGGAAGCTTCAAGGCAAATTGCTGATTTTCAGAAGAGTAATGAAGTGGAGGGACTGCTAAATCAGGAGATGGCTTTCTATGAAATGGAGGTTGGAAACTATGTAAATGCTATAGAACATATTGAACTTTCCTTAAAGAATTTTGAGAAAATAAACAGTCAGAATGAAGATCGAACTTTAGCCGTTTCCTATCAGTTATTGGGAGATGTTTATTTTAAGCTTAATGATTATGATGTTTCTGAAAGCTATTACAAAAAGGCTAAGGAATTACTTAAAGAGGGGAGTTGTACCCTAGGATTAATCTATAATGGGTTGGGAGGAATTCGTATGAAACAGAAAAACTGGAAAGATGCAGAGCTTTATCTAAAAAAAGCAGAAAAAATAGCAGATACTTCCAGAAGCCTCAAGCTTAAAAAAGCCGTATATTCTAATATCAATGATTATTATGAAGGAACCGGAGATAATTATAGAGCTTCTTTATATGCCGTGAAATATGTAAGGGCATATGATAGCATTGCTGCCCGCAATCAGGAATTTATAGGAAAAAGTAATGTGTTGGCAGGCAAAACAAACAAGGGAAATAAGCAAATAAGTATTGCGAAGAATGTTGCAATTGTTATCTTGTTTGTTTCTTTGGTAGGCTTAATTATATTTTTCAGAACAAAGCAAAAAAAGCAACGTTCAAAACTTAGGAATATCATAAGAACCCAGGTGAATATGATTAGTGGCAATAGAACCCAGCTTGTAAAACAGCCTGAGCATTCTGAGTTTTCAAATATATCTGTAGAGGAAATTGAGGAAAAAGACAGTGAAGCAGACAGAAAAAGGAATGATTCTCTAATGACTTCCGAAACCGAAGCCAAGCTGCTTGAACTTCTTGAAGGATTTGAAAAAGGAAATCTATATAACAATAAAGGAATGTCCCTTTCTTTTCTGGCAGGGGAACTTAATACCAACACAAAATACCTTTCTTATGTAATCAATCAGCACAAAAGTGCAGATTTCAAAACCTATATCAACCGATTAAGGATTAATTATATTGTAGATAAGCTGATTAATGACGAAAAATACAGGCAATATAAAATCAGTATCCTTGCTGATGAATGTGGATTCTCTTCACACAGTAAGTTTGCTGCTGTATTCAAGGCGGTTACTGATTTTTCTCCATCATCCTATATTAAATATCTTGATGCTGAAAATCAAACAGGTAAAGGTGTTCATTTTCGCGAAAATGATTAA
- a CDS encoding thioredoxin family protein, which yields MKKLAILSSLFIGALAWAQGIKFEEGNFASILAKAKKENKLVFIDAYASWCGPCKLMVKNIFPLKTVGDYYNSHFINAKIDMEKGEGVDIAKKYNVKAFPTYLFIDGNGEAVHRTLGYVEEKDFIQFAKDAEDPNKRLTSLKLQFEKGEKDPEFLKNLAGLTMYNDAEFAGKVLDRYFAQKKELDQDDVQILLAGTQSTESPLYKIFQQKKNDIVKFFPEDRYEKFDKSVKLNTISKKAYNADTKTWNDNYFITETQKLMSKEDAEKALKRAKASRALKNKDIPTYEKLALEIYQDYSAASSGELNSLAWNFFENITNKSSLEKAVAWAQESVKKDQNFANTDTLANLYNKMGDKKNAKMWAEKSIELAKSSGEDSSDTEKLLKSL from the coding sequence ATGAAAAAATTAGCGATACTTTCTTCTCTATTCATAGGTGCTCTTGCATGGGCGCAGGGAATCAAATTCGAGGAGGGCAACTTTGCCTCTATCCTTGCCAAGGCTAAAAAAGAAAACAAATTAGTCTTTATAGATGCCTATGCTTCATGGTGCGGACCTTGTAAACTTATGGTGAAAAATATTTTCCCACTTAAGACTGTAGGTGACTACTATAATTCTCACTTCATCAATGCCAAAATTGATATGGAAAAAGGTGAAGGAGTAGATATTGCAAAGAAATATAATGTAAAGGCTTTCCCTACCTATTTATTCATTGATGGTAATGGTGAAGCGGTACACAGAACCCTGGGGTATGTGGAAGAAAAGGACTTCATTCAGTTTGCAAAGGATGCTGAAGATCCAAACAAAAGACTTACTTCCCTAAAACTGCAGTTTGAAAAGGGAGAGAAAGATCCTGAATTTTTAAAAAACCTTGCCGGACTTACGATGTACAATGATGCAGAGTTTGCGGGCAAAGTACTGGATCGTTATTTTGCACAAAAAAAAGAGCTTGATCAAGATGATGTTCAAATACTTCTTGCAGGAACACAAAGCACAGAAAGCCCTTTGTATAAGATCTTTCAACAAAAAAAGAACGACATTGTAAAATTCTTCCCAGAAGATAGATATGAAAAGTTTGATAAAAGTGTTAAACTGAATACAATTTCTAAAAAAGCCTACAATGCAGATACAAAAACCTGGAATGACAACTACTTCATAACAGAAACTCAAAAATTAATGAGTAAGGAAGATGCTGAAAAGGCTCTAAAAAGAGCAAAAGCCAGCAGAGCTTTAAAAAACAAGGATATTCCTACCTATGAGAAATTAGCTCTGGAAATTTATCAGGATTATTCTGCGGCAAGCTCTGGCGAACTCAATTCACTGGCTTGGAACTTTTTTGAAAACATCACTAATAAGTCTTCATTAGAAAAAGCGGTAGCCTGGGCACAGGAATCTGTAAAGAAAGATCAAAATTTCGCCAATACAGATACCTTGGCTAATCTTTACAATAAAATGGGAGATAAGAAAAATGCAAAAATGTGGGCTGAAAAATCCATTGAACTGGCAAAAAGTTCAGGAGAGGATTCTTCTGATACAGAGAAACTATTAAAAAGCCTTTAA
- a CDS encoding 3-oxoacyl-ACP synthase III family protein, translating to MIKSTIKGVGFYVPDNVVTNDDLAKLMTTNDEWITERTGIKERRHRKNRNDSQETAAYLGFKASEKALEKAGLTAKDIDYIVFATLSPDYYFPGCGVLLQDMLGCDTIGALDVRNQCSGFVYSMSVANAFIKSGIYKNILVVGAEVHSFGLDFSDEGRGVSVIFGDGAGAVVLSATEDENAGDILAVNMHSEGKYADELCTQFPGSKFGWSDRMRKEPENVTNKEVYPIMNGNFVFKHAVTRFPETMMEALNKAGKTVEDLDMFIPHQANLRIAQFVQQKFDLPDDKIFNNIQKYGNTTAASIPIALSEAIELGKIKRGDLVLLSAFGSGFTWGSVLFEY from the coding sequence ATGATTAAAAGTACAATAAAAGGAGTTGGATTTTATGTTCCAGATAATGTTGTTACAAATGATGATTTAGCAAAATTAATGACCACCAATGATGAATGGATTACGGAGAGGACAGGCATCAAGGAACGAAGACACAGAAAAAACAGAAACGACTCTCAGGAAACAGCAGCTTACCTGGGATTTAAAGCTTCTGAAAAGGCCCTTGAGAAAGCAGGTTTAACAGCTAAAGATATCGACTACATTGTTTTTGCAACACTTTCTCCGGATTATTATTTTCCTGGATGTGGAGTATTGCTTCAGGATATGCTGGGATGTGATACCATTGGAGCCTTAGATGTGAGAAACCAATGTTCAGGATTTGTATATTCTATGAGTGTTGCCAATGCGTTCATTAAGTCAGGGATTTATAAAAATATCCTTGTTGTAGGGGCAGAGGTTCATTCATTCGGATTGGATTTTTCTGATGAGGGAAGAGGTGTTTCCGTTATTTTCGGAGATGGAGCAGGAGCGGTAGTGCTTTCTGCAACAGAAGATGAAAATGCAGGAGATATTTTAGCCGTAAACATGCACTCTGAAGGTAAATATGCTGATGAACTTTGTACTCAGTTCCCAGGTTCTAAGTTTGGCTGGAGCGACAGAATGAGAAAAGAACCGGAAAATGTAACGAATAAAGAAGTATACCCAATCATGAACGGAAACTTCGTATTTAAACATGCGGTAACAAGATTTCCGGAGACAATGATGGAAGCTTTAAATAAAGCAGGAAAAACAGTTGAGGATCTTGACATGTTTATCCCACATCAGGCGAACCTTAGAATTGCTCAGTTTGTACAGCAGAAGTTTGATCTTCCGGATGATAAAATCTTTAATAATATTCAAAAATACGGTAATACAACCGCAGCTTCCATTCCAATTGCACTAAGTGAAGCCATTGAACTAGGCAAAATTAAAAGAGGAGATTTAGTCCTTCTTTCTGCCTTTGGAAGCGGATTTACGTGGGGAAGTGTTCTTTTTGAATACTAA
- a CDS encoding magnesium transporter CorA family protein, producing the protein MPIDTIYRSTHCEWVDVEAPTAEDLKFLHERYEINNLLLEDTIDPNHLPKYEEDGNVKFFLLRESTELERKNLNTISDISTKIAIFILDKTIITIHRMKTRSISETKKKLSTIQEEATPQKIALMIAILIMKSFDDESISLLETMDNIENEIFLKNTNHTSQIRRLYKLKRKSGLNSRVLVISTDAIDKFKLLNLQDSEIVDLKDKHKDVVADFDHLNIQITNLISMFLALSDQKANQVMKVLAIYSVYFLPITFIAGVYGMNFDNMPELHHKYGYFITIGVMLTVVVSTFIYVRRKQW; encoded by the coding sequence ATGCCAATTGATACGATATACAGAAGCACCCACTGTGAATGGGTAGATGTAGAGGCTCCTACTGCAGAAGACCTAAAATTTCTTCATGAACGATACGAAATCAACAATCTTCTTCTGGAAGATACTATAGATCCTAATCACCTCCCAAAATATGAAGAAGACGGAAATGTAAAGTTCTTTCTTCTCCGTGAAAGCACAGAACTGGAAAGGAAAAACCTGAACACTATAAGTGATATCAGTACAAAGATTGCGATTTTCATACTGGATAAAACCATTATTACCATCCACAGGATGAAAACCAGAAGCATTTCTGAAACGAAAAAAAAGCTTTCAACAATACAGGAAGAGGCTACTCCTCAAAAAATAGCTCTAATGATTGCCATATTGATTATGAAGAGCTTTGACGATGAATCCATAAGCCTATTGGAAACCATGGATAACATTGAAAACGAAATCTTCCTTAAAAATACCAATCATACAAGCCAGATCCGAAGATTATATAAGCTGAAGCGAAAATCGGGATTGAACTCTCGTGTTCTGGTCATTTCCACTGATGCCATTGACAAATTCAAGCTTTTGAATTTACAGGATTCGGAAATTGTGGATTTAAAAGATAAGCACAAGGATGTAGTAGCCGATTTTGATCATTTGAATATACAGATTACCAACCTTATTTCTATGTTCCTGGCTCTTTCTGACCAGAAAGCCAATCAGGTAATGAAAGTTTTAGCAATTTACTCGGTTTATTTCTTACCGATTACCTTTATTGCCGGAGTTTACGGGATGAACTTTGATAATATGCCTGAACTTCATCATAAATACGGTTATTTCATAACGATAGGTGTAATGCTAACAGTTGTTGTAAGTACATTTATTTATGTAAGACGTAAACAGTGGTAA
- a CDS encoding patatin-like phospholipase family protein: MKTEDLNIILGDDSLSQASKDKLIALHENISAKEFSDLLDQHGNQYIEFVQEGGGVWGSALVGYLYGLETFGIRFLKVAGTSAGAINTMLIAACKTKEEAKSKLIKDILFSWNFADFMDGKTYVKTTLHAMLNNKDFFKINAIIAAILFIILVSIPFAVSSETILNAKLMFLIPLVPAVILFFCIKKLYNNFRKENSGLNPGTIFMNTMERALDDFGIKTVAHLNEKFIQKERDLNLNYRYGNNQEYYTMALNSIERIKTKNQEHIDLTRYKIFYDSVVNNDYYKNNPFYLLQSEYVVITTDINAKIKVELPTMANLYWSEEELKHASPAEFVRASMSVPFFFEPFQKRIDKTESSIKYAWRYWMNTKQEDINPVGVFIDGGSISNFPIDLFHADEVFYPRMPLFGVQLTSDSDILSEKGKTSREILKTPFSYAGNIISTLKGFNDKTFLTKHTFYRLYSIQSVNCGTSSWLNFFMKKEEKEDLFNRGFQAALDFLNLFDWEKYKYERMMLTMKEKKILKEEDTPTVG; encoded by the coding sequence ATGAAAACTGAAGACCTCAATATAATCCTGGGAGATGATTCTCTTTCGCAGGCATCCAAGGATAAACTTATTGCCTTACATGAGAATATTTCAGCCAAGGAATTTTCTGATCTTCTGGATCAGCATGGGAATCAGTATATAGAATTTGTACAAGAAGGAGGTGGTGTTTGGGGAAGTGCGCTGGTAGGCTATCTTTATGGCCTCGAAACTTTCGGAATTCGTTTTCTGAAAGTAGCAGGAACCAGTGCCGGAGCTATCAATACGATGCTTATTGCAGCCTGTAAAACCAAGGAAGAAGCCAAGAGCAAGCTCATTAAGGATATCCTTTTTAGTTGGAACTTCGCCGATTTTATGGATGGGAAAACGTATGTAAAAACAACCCTCCATGCCATGCTGAACAATAAGGACTTTTTCAAGATCAATGCCATTATTGCAGCAATTCTCTTCATTATTCTGGTGAGTATTCCTTTTGCAGTATCCTCAGAAACCATACTGAATGCCAAGCTCATGTTTCTGATACCTCTTGTTCCGGCGGTCATTCTATTTTTTTGCATCAAAAAACTGTATAACAATTTCAGAAAAGAAAACAGTGGGCTGAATCCTGGAACTATTTTCATGAATACCATGGAAAGAGCCTTGGATGATTTTGGCATCAAAACCGTAGCCCATCTCAATGAGAAATTCATTCAAAAGGAACGGGATCTTAACCTCAACTATCGTTACGGGAATAATCAGGAGTATTATACAATGGCTTTAAACAGTATTGAAAGGATTAAAACCAAAAATCAGGAGCATATTGATCTTACAAGATATAAGATTTTCTATGATAGTGTTGTGAATAATGATTATTATAAAAACAATCCGTTTTACCTGCTTCAGTCAGAATATGTTGTCATTACAACCGACATTAATGCCAAAATAAAGGTTGAACTTCCAACAATGGCCAATTTATACTGGTCCGAAGAAGAATTGAAACATGCCAGTCCGGCTGAGTTTGTAAGGGCATCCATGTCTGTTCCTTTCTTCTTTGAACCTTTTCAGAAAAGAATTGATAAAACGGAAAGCTCCATAAAATATGCATGGAGGTATTGGATGAATACCAAACAGGAAGATATTAATCCGGTTGGTGTCTTCATTGATGGAGGCAGTATCTCCAATTTTCCTATTGATCTGTTTCATGCTGATGAAGTTTTTTATCCGAGAATGCCTCTTTTCGGGGTTCAACTGACGAGTGATTCTGATATTCTTTCTGAAAAAGGAAAAACAAGTAGGGAAATTCTTAAAACCCCTTTCAGCTATGCCGGAAATATCATCAGTACACTAAAAGGATTCAATGACAAAACATTCCTTACCAAGCACACTTTCTACCGTTTGTACAGCATACAATCTGTAAACTGCGGCACCAGCAGTTGGCTGAATTTCTTTATGAAAAAGGAAGAGAAAGAAGATCTTTTCAACAGGGGTTTTCAGGCTGCCCTTGACTTTCTCAACCTATTTGACTGGGAAAAATACAAATATGAAAGAATGATGCTTACCATGAAAGAGAAAAAAATCCTGAAAGAAGAAGATACTCCAACTGTGGGATAG
- a CDS encoding NAD(P)H-dependent oxidoreductase: MKTLVIVTHPDIEKSIINKRWIEELAKYPEKYTVHQLYEAYPDGKINVAREQELMESYDKIVFQFPFYWFSSPPMLKQWLDEVVLYGWAYGSNSGFKLEGKKMSLAVTAGIDKEGYSKSGEYKYTMNELFRPYELTFDYIKAKYEEPFVYYGIERNSSEEWIENSVPMYLEFLDQL, translated from the coding sequence ATGAAAACATTAGTTATTGTCACACACCCTGATATTGAAAAATCAATCATTAACAAAAGATGGATCGAGGAATTGGCGAAATATCCTGAAAAGTATACAGTTCATCAATTATACGAAGCTTATCCTGACGGGAAAATTAATGTAGCCAGAGAGCAGGAGTTGATGGAATCCTATGATAAAATTGTATTTCAGTTTCCTTTCTACTGGTTCAGCAGTCCGCCAATGTTAAAGCAATGGCTTGATGAGGTTGTTTTGTATGGCTGGGCTTATGGGAGTAACAGCGGATTTAAACTGGAGGGAAAGAAAATGTCATTGGCTGTTACCGCCGGAATTGATAAAGAAGGCTACAGCAAGTCAGGAGAATATAAGTACACGATGAATGAACTTTTCCGTCCCTATGAGCTAACCTTTGATTATATTAAAGCGAAATACGAAGAACCTTTTGTATACTATGGCATAGAGCGTAATTCTTCTGAGGAATGGATTGAAAATAGTGTTCCGATGTATCTTGAGTTTCTGGATCAGTTATAA
- a CDS encoding winged helix-turn-helix transcriptional regulator, with product MTKIKETSTNFANKKALADECPEVYASNIIGGQWALAICCYLINGKMRFGELKKRLQNITERMLTLQLRRLEDDKIITRTVYAEVPPRVEYELTEIGYKLKPIILEFEKWGKEHKELIEESK from the coding sequence ATGACTAAAATAAAGGAAACCTCAACGAATTTCGCCAATAAGAAAGCCCTTGCAGATGAATGTCCGGAGGTGTATGCATCCAACATTATTGGTGGGCAATGGGCACTTGCCATCTGTTGTTATCTGATTAATGGCAAAATGAGATTTGGAGAATTAAAGAAACGTCTTCAAAACATTACAGAACGCATGCTCACTCTTCAACTCCGCAGATTAGAGGATGATAAAATCATTACAAGAACCGTGTATGCAGAAGTTCCACCACGGGTAGAATATGAACTGACTGAAATTGGCTATAAACTGAAACCTATTATCCTTGAATTTGAAAAATGGGGAAAAGAGCATAAAGAACTTATAGAAGAAAGTAAATAG